In the genome of Paenibacillus sp. GP183, the window AGTGGTTGCCTCTCCATGTGCTCTGGTCGCTTCTATCATGCCTGCCATGCTTTCGGCGATCTCGAATAGTGCACGAAAAGGTCTACTTTTGAAAGGTGGAGCTCATTTGGAGAACTTATCCCGAGTGAAAGTCATCGCGTTTGATAAAACGGGCACCTTAACCCAAGGCAAACTATTCGTTACCGATATTGTCCCATTGCAATCCTACACGGAGACCGAAATTCTTCAAGCTGTCGCCTCGTTGGAGAGCTTGTCTACGCATCCGATAGCGAAAGCTATTGTCGAAAAAGCAATTGATCAGCAAATCCATGTAGAGCATCCAACCGACTTTCAATCTTTAACGGGATGGGGAATTCAAGCGACCTATCGCGGGGAAACGTGGAGGATCGGAAAACCGAGGTTGATGGAGGAATCAGTTATCAATGCTGAAGTGACACAACGGGTTCATGAACTAGAGGCCCAGGGTAAAACGGTGGTTATGGTTCAGAATTCCCATGGGATAGCGGGTATCTTCGCTTTACAGGATCGAATCAGAGATCAAACGAAGCGCGCCATTCAACAACTGCATGAATTGGGCATCAAGGTTGCCATGTTAACCGGGGATCAAAAGGAGACGGCAAAAGCGATCGCGCAGGAAACGGGCATTGATCTGGTGTTTTCGGAATTGCTGCCGGATGAAAAGTTGCATATCGTCAAGAAATTAAAAGAGGAATACGGAACTATTGCGATGGTGGGAGATGGAGTCAACGACGCCCCTGCACTTGCCACAGCGACCGTGGGTATTGCGATGGGGGTTGCGGGCAGCGATGCCGCTCTCGAAACGGCTGATCTAGTCCTTATGAATGATGATCTCGAACGAATAAAGGACGCGATCCTCATCGGACGAAGAATGAAATCGATTGTTCAACAAAACATGATATTTGCGATCACTGTGATTATCTCGCTCATATTGAGCAACTTTATCAAAGGTATTCCTTTGCCTCTTGGGGTAGTAGGTCATGAAGGGAGTACGATTCTCGT includes:
- a CDS encoding heavy metal translocating P-type ATPase; this encodes MESIGVQRQVGKAESRAKRPNAKSWLLRHGEGTAAGASGVLIVIAWALQHFSSILSICLYLLAFIVGGFVKAKEGVETLLKERDLDVNLLMIVATIGAACIGYWAEGAVLIFIFATSGALETYATARSSRDISKLMDLKPETGILYRNGQETVVPIEELRIGDIIIVKPGERIPADGMVTEGTSSVNQASITGESMPVDKGIGDEVFAGTLNGQGALFVEVTQSMESTLFSKIIKLVQEAQHEMPKSQLFVERFERIYAKVIILVTLIMMVVPHYLFHWNWSDTLYRAMVFLVVASPCALVASIMPAMLSAISNSARKGLLLKGGAHLENLSRVKVIAFDKTGTLTQGKLFVTDIVPLQSYTETEILQAVASLESLSTHPIAKAIVEKAIDQQIHVEHPTDFQSLTGWGIQATYRGETWRIGKPRLMEESVINAEVTQRVHELEAQGKTVVMVQNSHGIAGIFALQDRIRDQTKRAIQQLHELGIKVAMLTGDQKETAKAIAQETGIDLVFSELLPDEKLHIVKKLKEEYGTIAMVGDGVNDAPALATATVGIAMGVAGSDAALETADLVLMNDDLERIKDAILIGRRMKSIVQQNMIFAITVIISLILSNFIKGIPLPLGVVGHEGSTILVILNGLRLLR